Proteins encoded by one window of Candidatus Binataceae bacterium:
- a CDS encoding ATP-binding protein — MGKTFIRRLAAIVLLSILPAALVLTVVAARGALSFWWLALALGLGLVGGALMCALVVRLLLERAQVLEQGARDLEAKRPPMRLIHSERLMGGAENHLLAAGDQLVREVLALAEQRNELSAILRGMSEGVVVTDSHGQVLLTNGAARELFGLAPEADYRGRSLVEICREPALQQLLQRSIAQPGAVVANAEVALPGGAIRHLRVTAGVVGEAGAGRAARVLLLYDITQLKAYENLRSDFIANLTHEIRTPLSAICGYAETLLLGVDNADARQRFLAIIERQAHRLARLVDDLVSLSDLERGLTPLRCEALQPRRLLEEVIELIQEQAERQGVRLAIDCPPQLPELKGDHDRLHQVLINLLDNAVKYSASGGVVTLAARMAPGGDGVELVVADRGEGIPAQYIPRLTERFYRVDQARSRELGGTGLGLAIVKHIVQLHHGELLIESRVREGTTVTVRLPLEGAAGAPIVNGIPRAAL; from the coding sequence TTGGGTAAGACTTTTATCCGCCGCTTGGCTGCCATCGTGCTGCTGAGCATCCTGCCTGCCGCCCTGGTGCTGACAGTGGTCGCCGCCCGCGGCGCGCTCAGTTTCTGGTGGCTGGCGCTGGCCTTGGGTTTGGGTTTGGTCGGCGGGGCCCTGATGTGCGCGCTGGTGGTGCGCCTGCTGTTGGAGCGCGCTCAAGTCTTGGAACAGGGCGCGCGCGATCTGGAGGCCAAGCGCCCTCCGATGCGCCTGATCCACAGCGAGCGACTGATGGGCGGGGCGGAAAACCACCTGCTGGCGGCCGGCGACCAACTCGTGCGCGAGGTCCTCGCCCTGGCCGAGCAACGCAACGAACTCTCCGCTATCCTGCGTGGAATGTCCGAGGGCGTGGTCGTTACCGACAGCCACGGCCAAGTCCTGTTGACCAATGGCGCCGCGCGCGAGCTGTTTGGGCTGGCGCCCGAGGCCGATTACCGCGGTCGCAGTTTGGTGGAAATCTGCCGCGAGCCGGCCTTGCAGCAACTGCTCCAGCGCTCCATCGCGCAGCCCGGCGCGGTGGTCGCTAATGCCGAGGTCGCCTTGCCCGGCGGCGCCATCCGTCATTTGCGCGTGACCGCTGGGGTAGTGGGCGAGGCCGGTGCGGGACGCGCCGCGCGGGTCCTGCTGCTCTACGACATCACCCAGCTCAAGGCTTACGAAAATCTGCGCAGCGACTTCATCGCCAACCTCACCCACGAAATTCGCACTCCGCTCAGCGCGATCTGCGGCTACGCCGAAACCCTGCTGTTGGGGGTGGACAATGCCGACGCGCGCCAACGCTTTTTAGCGATTATCGAGCGTCAAGCCCACCGCTTGGCCCGCTTGGTGGATGATCTGGTCTCGCTCTCGGATCTGGAGCGCGGTCTGACCCCCTTGCGATGCGAGGCATTACAGCCGCGCCGCCTGCTTGAGGAAGTGATCGAGCTTATCCAGGAGCAGGCCGAGCGCCAAGGTGTTCGCCTTGCGATCGACTGCCCGCCCCAACTGCCCGAGCTCAAAGGCGATCACGACCGCCTGCATCAAGTCCTGATCAACCTGCTCGACAACGCGGTCAAGTACAGCGCTTCAGGTGGCGTTGTTACCCTGGCGGCGCGGATGGCGCCCGGCGGCGACGGGGTCGAACTTGTGGTCGCGGATCGAGGTGAGGGGATTCCCGCCCAGTACATTCCGCGGCTGACCGAGCGCTTCTACCGGGTCGATCAAGCGCGTTCACGCGAGTTGGGCGGTACCGGCTTGGGGCTGGCGATCGTCAAACATATTGTGCAGTTGCATCATGGCGAACTGTTGATCGAAAGCCGGGTGCGCGAGGGTACCACGGTGACTGTGCGACTTCCCCTGGAAGGGGCGGCGGGAGCGCCAATCGTCAACGGTATTCCCCGCGCCGCGCTCTAG
- a CDS encoding response regulator, translating into MSATSLASRQGAGARVLVVEDEQDIRGLVRFALEQEGFAVEEAGDGVQANEILAKRLPDALILDLMLPGMPGLELCQKLRANARSAALPILMLTAKSSEVDRVLGLEMGADDYVVKPFSPRELVARLRAVLRRARAQQAAVSGPVYERGWLRLDAGSYEVFVRGQRRQLCLREFELLRFFVEHPARVYSREQLLDLVWGRDVFVEPRTVDVHVRRLRCQIERDDSRPELILTVRSVGYRFNPDALG; encoded by the coding sequence ATGAGCGCTACCTCGTTAGCGTCGCGCCAGGGGGCCGGGGCGCGGGTCCTGGTAGTCGAGGATGAACAGGATATCCGCGGCTTGGTGCGCTTTGCCCTGGAGCAGGAGGGGTTCGCGGTGGAGGAGGCTGGCGACGGGGTCCAGGCCAACGAAATCCTGGCCAAGCGGCTGCCCGACGCGCTGATCCTGGACCTGATGCTGCCTGGGATGCCGGGGTTGGAGCTGTGTCAAAAGTTGCGCGCCAACGCGCGCAGCGCGGCACTCCCCATCCTGATGCTGACGGCCAAAAGTTCGGAGGTCGATCGCGTTTTGGGGCTGGAGATGGGCGCCGACGATTACGTGGTCAAGCCCTTCAGTCCGCGCGAATTGGTGGCCCGCCTGCGCGCCGTCCTGCGCCGAGCCCGGGCTCAGCAGGCGGCGGTCAGCGGTCCGGTCTACGAGCGTGGCTGGCTGCGCCTGGATGCCGGCAGTTACGAGGTTTTCGTGCGCGGCCAGCGGCGTCAACTCTGTCTGCGAGAATTCGAGCTGTTACGCTTTTTCGTCGAACATCCTGCTCGGGTCTATTCGCGCGAGCAGTTGCTCGATTTGGTCTGGGGCCGTGACGTCTTCGTCGAGCCGCGCACCGTGGACGTACACGTGCGCCGGCTGCGCTGCCAGATAGAGCGCGACGACAGCCGCCCCGAGTTGATCTTAACCGTGCGAAGCGTGGGCTATCGCTTTAACCCCGACGCCCTTGGGTAA
- the phoU gene encoding phosphate signaling complex protein PhoU, whose product MDTNHPHTNRQFEEELRGLRTLLLQMGGLVERQIADAVRSLVERDSELARATIARDGEVNRMDIETDALCLRLLALRQPAASDLRFITTSLKITTDMERIGDIAVNISERALELNHEPVLKPYIDIPRMAALAQSMVKDSLDAFVNNDTEAAEKVIEQDDEVDQLNYQIFRELLSYMAEEPRTISRATRVLFVSKYLERIADHATNIAEMVVFMVKGKTIKHMDKSSR is encoded by the coding sequence ATGGATACTAACCATCCCCACACCAACCGCCAGTTCGAGGAAGAGCTGCGCGGTCTGCGCACGTTGCTGCTGCAGATGGGCGGCTTGGTGGAGCGCCAGATCGCCGACGCGGTGCGCTCGCTAGTGGAGCGCGATTCCGAACTGGCGCGCGCCACCATCGCGCGCGACGGCGAAGTCAACCGCATGGATATCGAGACCGACGCGCTGTGCCTGCGCCTGCTGGCCCTGCGCCAGCCCGCGGCCAGCGACCTGCGCTTTATTACCACCAGCTTGAAGATAACCACCGACATGGAGCGCATTGGCGACATCGCGGTCAACATCAGTGAGCGCGCGCTGGAACTCAATCACGAGCCCGTGCTTAAGCCTTATATCGACATTCCACGGATGGCGGCGTTGGCTCAGAGCATGGTCAAGGACAGCCTGGACGCTTTCGTCAACAACGACACGGAAGCGGCGGAAAAGGTGATCGAGCAGGACGACGAGGTCGATCAGCTCAATTATCAGATCTTCCGCGAGTTGCTAAGCTACATGGCCGAGGAACCGCGCACCATCTCGCGCGCCACTCGGGTGCTGTTCGTTTCCAAGTACCTCGAGCGAATAGCTGACCACGCGACCAATATCGCCGAGATGGTGGTGTTCATGGTCAAGGGCAAGACCATCAAGCATATGGATAAGAGCAGCCGATGA
- the pstB gene encoding phosphate ABC transporter ATP-binding protein PstB → MTAKLDLRRLSAYFGKHAALRDITVGFAANRVTAIIGPSGCGKSTLVRCLNRMHEVTPGARVSGAVHLDGEDIYAAGIDPVMIRRRVGMVFQKPTPFPTMSIEDNVAAGLRLNGRGLSHAQRDIVVERSLRQAALWEEVKDKLRARGVSLSGGQQQRLCIARALAVEPEVLLMDEPCSALDPISTARIEELILELRANYTIVLVTHNMQQAARASDATAFLLGGDLIEFGDTNQIFTNPTRHETEDYITGRFG, encoded by the coding sequence ATGACGGCGAAACTCGATCTGCGCCGCCTAAGCGCGTATTTTGGCAAGCACGCCGCCCTGCGCGACATCACGGTGGGCTTCGCCGCCAATCGGGTGACCGCCATCATCGGTCCCTCGGGCTGCGGCAAATCCACCTTGGTGCGCTGCCTTAATCGGATGCACGAAGTCACGCCGGGAGCGCGGGTCAGCGGCGCGGTACATCTGGACGGTGAGGACATCTACGCGGCGGGGATCGATCCGGTCATGATCCGGCGGCGGGTCGGAATGGTATTTCAAAAGCCCACGCCATTTCCCACCATGTCGATCGAAGACAACGTCGCCGCCGGCCTGCGCCTCAACGGGCGCGGCCTTTCTCACGCCCAACGTGATATAGTGGTGGAGCGCAGCCTGCGCCAGGCGGCGCTGTGGGAGGAGGTCAAAGACAAATTGCGGGCCCGCGGTGTCAGCCTAAGCGGCGGTCAGCAGCAGCGCCTGTGTATTGCCCGCGCGCTAGCGGTCGAGCCAGAGGTGCTGTTGATGGACGAGCCTTGCTCGGCGCTGGATCCGATTTCGACCGCCCGTATCGAGGAACTGATTTTGGAGTTGCGCGCCAACTATACGATCGTCCTGGTCACCCACAATATGCAGCAGGCGGCGCGCGCTTCCGACGCCACCGCGTTTTTGCTGGGCGGCGACCTGATCGAGTTTGGCGATACCAACCAAATTTTCACCAATCCCACCCGGCACGAGACTGAAGATTACATTACCGGCCGCTTCGGCTGA